The following are encoded in a window of Alosa sapidissima isolate fAloSap1 chromosome 12, fAloSap1.pri, whole genome shotgun sequence genomic DNA:
- the LOC121724965 gene encoding coiled-coil domain-containing protein 190, translating to MHRGDSLAWPGEAQRREERRAEARLAKGIQRLDETKLYHINTLTREQRRLHRDLLNMRAGNIWRKGFTGLGSQPFNHDPAHPMCYNRTQLPTIPLSGKDTKRHRPLKPQSGYSLQARVQEFITNGDGRVDSSAAPLCLPDLKLQPGAAIPSNSTTQGDDRDEGKTEREKGKDGQREKERHRETKKEKEREKDKDKEVEMEKEIDTQTLPPADAPLVPFELLAPDGRLRTVHTLPNFGQALAEARKARYIRHRGKPPSERELTIREIFSRSPKPSHPLF from the exons ATGCATCGTGGGGACTCTCTGGCGTGGCCGGGAGAGGCCCAGCGTCGTGAGGAGAGAAGAGCTGAGGCCCGTCTGGCCAAAGGCATTCAGAGACTGGACGAGACAAAGCTCTACCACATCAACACACTCACCAGAGAACAGCGGAGACTGCACAGAGATCTGCTCAATATGAGAGCAG GTAACATTTGGAGAAAGGGATTCACTGGCCTGGGGTCACAACCTTTTAACCATGACCCTGCTCATCCTATGTGCTACAACAGGACTCAGCTACCCACAATTCCACTCTCTGGCAAAGATACAAAGAGACACAG gccatTGAAGCCCCAGTCTGGTTACTCTCTGCAGGCACGAGTTCAAGAGTTCATCACCAATGGAGACGGCAGAGTAGACAGCTCTGCAGCGCCGCTCTGTTTGCCAGACCTAAAACTGCAGCCTGGAGCAGCAATCCCCAGCAACTCCACCACACAGGGAGACGACAGAGATGAGGGCAaaacagagagggaaaaaggaaaggatggacagagggagaaagaaagacatagagaaacaaagaaagagaaagagagagagaaagataaagacaaagaggtagagatggagaaagagatagacacacaaacattaccCCCTGCTGATGCCCCTCTGGTTCCCTTTGAGCTTCTGGCCCCGGATGGACGTCTGAGGACGGTTCACACGCTGCCCAACTTCGGCCAGGCGCTGGCAGAGGCCCGAAAAGCTCGGTATATCCGTCACCGAGGCAAGCCGCCAAGCGAGAGAGAGCTGACCATCAGAGAAATCTTCTCCAGGAGTCCCAAACCATCACACCCTCTCTTCTGA